The following coding sequences are from one Rutidosis leptorrhynchoides isolate AG116_Rl617_1_P2 chromosome 11, CSIRO_AGI_Rlap_v1, whole genome shotgun sequence window:
- the LOC139874849 gene encoding uncharacterized protein has translation MELNTELRGLDICNQTVEEYFRKIDRLATHLRTLGSTVGDNDLVMYTVNGLNEKYKQVNDIILHRHPFPDLDTARSMLLMEEMTLNRTYRSSTEPLLNPSSPSALVVQSQSQSQSSRPVFRNFLRGYCRFEPNCRYLHQVPNSAAEYQQQRRPNSS, from the coding sequence ATGGAATTAAACACCGAATTACGTGGCCTCGACATTTGCAATCAAACAGTTGAAGAATATTTTCGCAAGATTGACCGGCTTGCAACTCATCTTCGTACTCTTGGCTCGACGGTTGGCGACAATGACTTAGTAATGTATACTGTAAATGGACTTAATGAAAAATACAAGCAAGTAAATGACATCATTCTCCATAGGCATCCTTTTCCCGATCTCGATACGGCTCGCTCCATGCTTTTAATGGAGGAGATGACCCTCAACCGCACGTACCGATCATCTACCGAACCCCTGCTGAATCCGTCTAGTCCATCTGCTCTCGTTGTTCAATCGCAATCGCAAAGCCAATCAAGTCGTCCTGTTTTCCGTAATTTTTTACGTGGCTATTGTAGGTTTGAACCCAATTGCCGCTACCTACATCAAGTGCCAAATTCTGCAGCCGAATATCAACAGCAACGTCGGCCCAATAGCAGCTAA